The following coding sequences are from one Formosa haliotis window:
- the thiC gene encoding phosphomethylpyrimidine synthase ThiC — protein MKKKDTAPQQGVTRQPFPNSKKVYVQGSLFPELKVAMREIALSDTVDSMTKQKTPNPPVTVYDTSGPYSDLDIDINVHKGIERIREPWVLKRGDVEQLDAFSSQYCNERLADKSLDHLRFSELKKPLRAKPGKNVSQMHYARQGIITPEMEYVAIRENQKIDEAIRLSEQHKGQDFGASIPQKITAEFVREEIARGRAVLPSNINHPESEPMIIGRNFLVKINANIGNSATTSSIEEEVEKAVWACRWGADNIMDLSTGENIHETREWIIRNSPVPIGTVPIYQALEKVNGKAEDLTWEIFRDTLIEQAEQGVDYFTIHAGVRLRYVPMTAKRITGIVSRGGSIMAKWCLAHHKESFLYTHFEEICEIMKTYDVAFSLGDGLRPGCIADANDEAQFAELETLGELTKIAWKHDVQTFIEGPGHVPMHMIKANMDKQLEACEEAPFYTLGPLTTDIAPGYDHITSGIGAAMIGWFGCAMLCYVTPKEHLGLPNKDDVRTGVVTYKLAAHAADLAKGHPGAQHRDDALSKARFEFRWEDQFNLALDPELAREYHDETLPAEGAKIAHFCSMCGPKFCSMKISQEVRDFAAVNEIKDDEVFAKGMQEKSEEFKNKGSEVYL, from the coding sequence ATGAAAAAGAAAGACACAGCCCCACAGCAAGGCGTTACCCGACAACCATTTCCAAATTCAAAAAAAGTGTATGTACAAGGGTCGTTATTTCCAGAACTAAAAGTGGCTATGCGTGAAATTGCGCTTAGTGATACGGTAGATTCTATGACGAAACAAAAAACACCAAACCCACCTGTTACGGTGTATGATACTTCTGGGCCATATTCCGATTTAGACATAGACATTAACGTACATAAAGGTATAGAACGCATTCGGGAGCCTTGGGTGTTAAAACGTGGTGATGTTGAACAATTAGATGCCTTTTCGTCGCAATATTGTAACGAACGTTTAGCCGATAAGAGCTTAGACCATTTGAGATTCTCTGAACTTAAAAAACCTTTACGCGCTAAACCTGGTAAAAATGTATCTCAAATGCATTATGCCAGACAAGGTATTATTACTCCAGAAATGGAATATGTAGCCATTCGTGAAAACCAAAAAATAGACGAAGCTATTCGTTTGTCCGAACAACATAAAGGTCAGGATTTTGGGGCGTCTATTCCTCAAAAAATTACAGCAGAATTCGTGCGCGAAGAAATTGCTCGTGGCCGCGCGGTGTTGCCTTCAAACATCAATCATCCAGAAAGCGAACCCATGATTATTGGACGTAATTTTCTAGTAAAAATTAATGCAAACATCGGGAATTCTGCAACCACGTCTAGCATAGAAGAAGAAGTAGAAAAAGCCGTGTGGGCATGCCGTTGGGGTGCCGATAATATTATGGATTTATCTACCGGTGAAAATATTCATGAAACTCGCGAGTGGATTATCAGAAACTCACCAGTACCTATCGGAACTGTACCAATCTATCAAGCGTTAGAAAAGGTAAACGGTAAAGCCGAAGACTTAACTTGGGAGATTTTCCGTGATACATTAATCGAGCAAGCCGAGCAAGGTGTCGATTATTTTACCATTCATGCCGGAGTACGTTTACGCTATGTGCCTATGACGGCAAAACGCATTACAGGAATTGTATCTCGTGGTGGCTCGATTATGGCAAAATGGTGTTTAGCACATCATAAAGAGAGTTTTTTATATACCCATTTTGAAGAGATTTGCGAGATTATGAAAACCTACGATGTGGCCTTCTCTTTAGGCGATGGGTTACGTCCAGGTTGTATTGCCGATGCGAATGACGAAGCTCAATTTGCAGAATTAGAAACGCTTGGTGAACTTACAAAAATAGCTTGGAAACACGATGTGCAAACCTTTATTGAAGGCCCTGGACACGTACCAATGCATATGATAAAAGCTAATATGGACAAGCAATTAGAAGCTTGCGAAGAAGCACCATTTTACACCTTAGGCCCATTAACCACCGATATTGCACCGGGTTACGACCACATTACCTCGGGCATTGGAGCCGCTATGATTGGTTGGTTTGGTTGCGCCATGTTGTGCTACGTAACACCTAAGGAACATTTAGGTTTACCTAATAAAGACGATGTGCGTACCGGCGTAGTCACCTATAAATTAGCAGCACATGCGGCCGATTTAGCTAAAGGACATCCAGGCGCTCAGCACCGCGACGACGCCTTAAGTAAAGCACGATTTGAATTCCGTTGGGAAGACCAATTTAATTTGGCTTTAGACCCAGAATTAGCACGCGAATATCACGATGAAACATTGCCTGCCGAAGGCGCTAAAATTGCTCATTTCTGTTCGATGTGCGGACCAAAATTCTGCTCGATGAAAATTTCTCAAGAAGTTCGTGATTTTGCTGCCGTAAACGAAATTAAAGACGACGAAGTTTTTGCCAAAGGCATGCAAGAAAAATCAGAAGAATTTAAAAATAAAGGTAGCGAAGTATATCTTTAA
- a CDS encoding DNA topoisomerase, with translation MKVCIAEKPSVAREIASVLGANTKHDGYYEGNGYAVTYTFGHLCTLCEPNDYKPHWKSWDLNNLPMLPDKFKTKVTADSGIQKQFKIVKGLFEKADVVINCGDAGQEGELIQRWVLDQAEYKGEVQRLWISSLTTEAIKEGFEHLKPSKNYDNLYYAGFSRAIGDWILGMNATRLYTLKHGGYKQVLSVGRVQTPTLAMVVNRFKEIENFKPQPYWELQTLYRDTLFSYEEGRFLKMEDGEILANKVKEDDFEIVSITKKKGTEYAPKLFDLTGLQVYCNTKFGFSADETLKIVQKLYEQKVVTYPRVDTTFLPTDIYPKVPGILQKLTNYSPLTEPLLGKKIKKSSRVFNDKKVTDHHAIIPTGIQINLQYNQQQVYDIIVKRFIAVFYEDCSVSNTTVIGKAAEVNFKTTGKEILKKDGALCLNRLKKKRKKQEFYQRLPKEKKVLTNLRFRKANQTAKSVYRSLAPTCYGNRRETSR, from the coding sequence ATGAAAGTATGTATTGCTGAAAAGCCCAGTGTTGCCCGAGAAATTGCATCTGTATTAGGTGCTAATACGAAGCACGATGGGTATTATGAAGGCAATGGATATGCCGTAACCTACACTTTTGGACATTTGTGTACCTTATGCGAACCTAACGATTACAAACCACATTGGAAAAGCTGGGATTTGAATAATTTACCCATGCTTCCGGATAAATTTAAAACTAAAGTAACAGCAGATTCTGGTATTCAGAAACAGTTTAAAATTGTAAAAGGATTATTTGAAAAAGCCGATGTCGTTATAAACTGTGGTGATGCCGGGCAAGAAGGAGAACTCATTCAGCGTTGGGTTTTAGATCAGGCAGAATATAAAGGCGAAGTACAACGCCTTTGGATTTCTTCGTTAACCACAGAAGCGATAAAGGAAGGCTTCGAGCACTTAAAACCGTCTAAAAATTACGATAATTTATATTATGCTGGGTTTTCTCGCGCTATTGGCGATTGGATTTTGGGTATGAATGCCACACGCTTATACACCTTAAAACACGGTGGTTATAAGCAAGTATTGTCTGTAGGGCGTGTACAAACCCCAACCTTGGCTATGGTTGTTAACCGATTTAAAGAGATAGAAAACTTTAAGCCGCAACCGTATTGGGAACTACAAACCCTTTACCGAGATACACTATTTAGTTATGAAGAAGGTCGGTTTTTAAAAATGGAAGATGGTGAAATTCTGGCCAATAAAGTTAAAGAAGACGATTTTGAAATTGTTTCTATCACCAAAAAGAAAGGTACAGAATACGCGCCTAAACTATTCGATTTAACAGGATTACAAGTATATTGTAATACAAAATTTGGCTTTTCGGCAGATGAAACCTTGAAAATAGTACAAAAGCTATACGAGCAAAAAGTAGTAACGTACCCTAGAGTAGATACCACCTTTTTACCAACAGACATTTATCCAAAAGTACCGGGCATACTTCAAAAATTAACGAATTACAGTCCCTTAACCGAACCGTTATTAGGCAAGAAAATTAAGAAGTCATCTCGGGTTTTTAACGATAAAAAAGTAACCGATCACCACGCCATTATTCCAACGGGAATTCAAATTAATTTACAATACAACCAGCAACAAGTTTACGATATTATTGTAAAACGATTTATTGCTGTTTTTTACGAGGATTGCTCGGTGTCTAACACCACCGTTATTGGTAAAGCGGCCGAAGTAAATTTTAAAACCACAGGAAAAGAAATTCTTAAAAAGGATGGCGCGTTGTGTTTGAATCGCCTGAAAAAGAAAAGAAAGAAACAGGAATTTTACCAACGTTTACCAAAGGAGAAAAAGGTCCTCACGAACCTTCGTTTTAGAAAAGCAAACCAAACCGCCAAATCAGTTTACAGAAGCCTCGCTCCTACGTGCTATGGAAACCGCAGGGAAACAAGTAGATGA
- a CDS encoding multidrug effflux MFS transporter, producing the protein MKTLHVNINKIGIVSLFLAALSTLSPFATDSYLAAMPDMATYFGISIHVVELTVTLYFLGFAVGNFFGGPLSDAFGRKYIAMLGVVLYGLSALSIPFCSSIDLILLLRFTQAFGGGFATVTSNLFIKDWYKEEQVARLITITSMITMLAPLIAPILGSVLIHYGNWTTVFYFMALFALVLFTSFSLCIPESRKPEYITKKITLNQFFEKYKLFFLDKTSVLLLLAVSLSFSGLFVFITSASFIYLEYFKVKASYFSIFFGANIVLNIIFSFSNTFLLKRYHAQTLLQTGLIIQCIAGFLLYLIVQFNMANLWNVFVLIVLFIGSLGLIFGNGAALILGLRPELSGSANAAIGITRFLLGFALGTLIALFHTNDLMPIAIAMFGCTLSANVFFIWYKTAHNKALRLKFSEK; encoded by the coding sequence ATGAAGACGCTTCACGTCAATATTAATAAAATAGGTATTGTTAGTTTATTTTTGGCTGCATTAAGCACCTTATCCCCTTTTGCCACAGATTCTTATTTGGCTGCCATGCCCGATATGGCTACTTATTTTGGAATCAGTATCCACGTGGTCGAACTCACCGTAACGCTATACTTTTTAGGGTTTGCTGTTGGGAACTTTTTTGGAGGACCTTTATCTGATGCCTTTGGTAGAAAATATATCGCCATGTTAGGAGTTGTATTATATGGCCTATCGGCTTTAAGTATTCCGTTTTGTTCCTCTATAGATTTAATTTTGTTATTGCGATTTACACAAGCTTTTGGTGGTGGATTTGCAACTGTAACTTCTAACTTGTTTATTAAAGACTGGTATAAAGAAGAACAAGTGGCACGACTAATTACCATTACTTCTATGATTACCATGTTAGCACCTTTAATTGCTCCTATTTTAGGTTCGGTATTAATACATTACGGGAATTGGACCACAGTATTTTATTTTATGGCCCTGTTTGCACTGGTGCTTTTTACAAGTTTTAGTTTATGCATACCAGAGTCGCGTAAACCCGAATATATCACGAAAAAAATTACCTTAAATCAATTTTTTGAAAAGTATAAATTATTCTTTTTAGATAAAACTTCTGTTTTATTATTATTGGCTGTTAGCTTATCTTTTTCTGGTTTATTCGTATTTATAACCAGTGCCTCATTTATTTATTTGGAATATTTTAAGGTAAAAGCATCCTATTTCTCCATCTTTTTTGGAGCAAATATTGTCCTTAATATCATCTTTTCTTTTTCCAATACGTTTTTATTGAAAAGATACCACGCACAAACACTTTTACAAACAGGTTTAATTATTCAATGTATTGCAGGATTCTTGCTATACCTTATCGTGCAGTTTAATATGGCAAACCTTTGGAATGTGTTTGTACTTATAGTATTGTTTATAGGTAGTCTTGGTTTAATTTTCGGTAACGGAGCAGCACTAATTTTAGGTTTACGTCCAGAGTTAAGTGGTTCTGCCAATGCTGCTATTGGTATCACTAGATTTTTATTAGGATTTGCGTTAGGTACCTTAATCGCTCTATTTCATACCAACGATTTAATGCCAATTGCCATAGCCATGTTTGGTTGTACCTTGAGTGCTAATGTGTTCTTTATTTGGTACAAAACGGCGCATAACAAAGCCTTAAGATTAAAGTTTTCTGAAAAATAA
- a CDS encoding helix-turn-helix domain-containing protein, which produces MNVFNSIEELLAALKISRKMVFPDFFIFKFDEINYGIHQATFPHFKRFFEISFFEENSNKVQIGHTTIQDLNNTITFTSPMQSLSINRKTQPIGVSILFDSNFFSPQKHQYNIQHEFSFFKLKSQPAYKLNVNEQAYVKSILEHIYTEHEHHDAQSFEIIQGYLIILLNYLKRILKDNSANLRLKRYEEITIRFEELILQEDEGYNSISEYANQLNISPIYLSECVKRATGLTAKKILSNYQMLRAKSLLIQTSLSVEAIAHQMGFDEATNFIKFFKNNENQTPLAYRKQP; this is translated from the coding sequence ATGAATGTATTTAATTCTATAGAAGAACTTTTAGCGGCTTTAAAGATATCGCGTAAAATGGTCTTCCCTGACTTTTTTATATTCAAATTCGACGAGATTAATTACGGAATACACCAAGCTACTTTTCCTCATTTTAAACGGTTTTTCGAAATCTCGTTCTTTGAAGAAAATAGCAATAAAGTTCAAATTGGACATACTACTATACAGGATTTAAATAATACAATAACCTTTACATCGCCAATGCAATCGCTTTCCATAAATAGGAAAACTCAGCCCATAGGTGTATCTATTCTGTTTGATTCCAATTTTTTTTCGCCTCAAAAACATCAGTATAACATACAGCACGAATTTTCATTTTTTAAGTTAAAGTCTCAACCTGCCTATAAATTAAATGTCAATGAGCAGGCTTATGTAAAGTCTATTTTAGAACATATTTATACGGAACATGAACATCACGACGCACAAAGTTTCGAAATTATTCAAGGCTATCTCATCATTCTTTTAAATTATCTGAAACGGATTTTAAAAGACAATTCAGCCAATTTAAGATTAAAGCGTTACGAAGAAATCACGATTAGATTTGAAGAGTTAATTCTTCAAGAAGACGAGGGGTATAATTCTATTTCAGAATACGCTAATCAATTAAATATTAGCCCCATATATTTATCGGAATGCGTAAAGCGTGCTACTGGTTTAACGGCTAAAAAAATACTTTCGAATTATCAAATGCTGAGAGCTAAATCCCTATTAATTCAAACTTCGTTATCTGTCGAAGCCATTGCGCATCAAATGGGATTTGATGAAGCCACTAATTTTATAAAATTCTTTAAAAATAACGAAAACCAAACCCCTCTAGCCTACAGAAAACAACCTTAA
- a CDS encoding porin has product MKQQTNHLLFLAFLCSLLSTSFGYAQQDTISTKNADSVKGLKVNIKYTDKGFAFSTADNNYLIHIESRFQFRFATPSDQSPVTYDEVYDENETVFKINRARLKVGGHAYKSWLKYYWEYELAQGNLLDFRIMLEKYSFFKIKAGQWKTYYNRERVISSGKQQTVDRSILTRPFTIDRQQGVEFFGRLPLHKYADFTYNFSVLTGMGRGATQNDDDHLMYVGRLQYNLFGRELGFSGSDLDNHDEFTGIIAVAAATNRSPYTRFSQAGGGQLYGFEEGVDGQYRVNQQLIETAFMYRGLSWQNEFHAKEIFDHVNQQTTKLKGAYFQAGYFFHSIWKKFPKPLEIAGRYSYYKPNIENINAGEEEFVIACNWFFKGGHRNKLTAELTYFDFEHQGDGFADGARFRLQWDVSF; this is encoded by the coding sequence ATGAAACAACAAACCAACCACCTATTATTTCTGGCTTTTTTATGTTCGCTTTTGTCGACCTCTTTTGGTTATGCACAACAAGACACCATTTCAACTAAAAATGCAGATTCTGTTAAAGGGCTTAAAGTCAATATAAAATATACCGATAAAGGATTTGCTTTTAGCACCGCAGATAATAATTATTTAATACATATTGAATCCCGATTTCAATTCCGATTTGCCACGCCTAGCGATCAAAGTCCGGTGACTTACGATGAGGTTTACGATGAAAACGAAACCGTTTTTAAAATAAACCGAGCCCGTTTAAAGGTTGGAGGACACGCTTATAAATCGTGGTTAAAATACTATTGGGAATATGAATTGGCTCAAGGTAATTTATTGGATTTTAGAATAATGCTTGAAAAATATTCATTCTTCAAGATTAAAGCGGGACAATGGAAAACCTATTACAACAGAGAACGTGTTATTTCTTCTGGGAAACAACAAACAGTAGATCGTTCTATATTAACACGTCCCTTTACTATAGACAGACAACAAGGGGTTGAGTTTTTTGGAAGACTACCTCTGCACAAATATGCAGATTTTACTTATAATTTTTCCGTGCTAACAGGAATGGGCCGAGGGGCTACCCAAAACGACGACGATCATTTAATGTATGTAGGGCGATTACAATATAATTTGTTTGGACGAGAATTAGGTTTTTCGGGATCAGATCTTGATAATCACGATGAATTTACAGGAATTATTGCTGTTGCTGCCGCTACAAACCGAAGTCCTTACACCCGATTCTCTCAAGCTGGTGGTGGTCAACTTTATGGATTCGAAGAGGGCGTAGACGGACAATATCGCGTTAACCAACAACTTATAGAAACCGCCTTTATGTATCGTGGTTTATCTTGGCAGAACGAATTTCATGCTAAAGAAATTTTCGACCATGTTAACCAACAAACTACGAAACTAAAGGGTGCTTATTTTCAGGCAGGATACTTTTTTCACAGCATTTGGAAAAAGTTTCCTAAACCCTTGGAAATCGCCGGGAGATATTCCTATTATAAGCCAAACATCGAAAATATTAATGCAGGCGAAGAAGAATTTGTAATTGCCTGTAATTGGTTTTTTAAAGGCGGTCACAGAAATAAATTAACAGCAGAACTCACCTATTTTGATTTCGAACATCAAGGCGATGGTTTTGCCGATGGTGCTCGTTTTAGATTGCAGTGGGATGTATCGTTTTAA
- the recQ gene encoding DNA helicase RecQ — protein MPLPDFKDKLLPALKRHFGYDGFRAQQHDIITHVLNGNDALVIMPTGGGKSICFQIPALIFEGVTLVVSPLIALMKDQVDGLRANGIPAHFFNSSQSSEEQTAILEQVVNHKLKLLYVAPESLSGLSNILNARYISCIAIDEAHCISSWGHDFRPSYQQLGFLKKSLPSIPIIALTATADKATRQDILDQLEIPYAQQFISSFDRQNISLEVRSGTEKVKQIISFVKKRPNQSGIIYCLSRKNTEELAKKLNSNGVPATAYHAGLNFNERNKVQEDFVYDTTQVVCATVAFGMGIDKSNVRWVIHHNMPKNIEGYYQEIGRGGRDGLQAHALLFHSYADVIQLRRFASGASNEEVQIAKLERMKQFSEATTCRRKILLSYFGELLEENCGNCDVCKNPPQIFDGTIIAQKILSAVYRLKEQEAIGTILDVLRGSHNANVLEKGYDKLKTFGIGKDIAWKDWQHFVIQLINQGYCEIAFHKNNALQLTEFSNNVLFKGAKVSLTRPVHIAEPKTVEKPKRTKTKRGKTKATPDSLFERLRQLRYKISKEENIPAYLIFSDKTLIEMERVRPMSIMEMMDVSGVGQHKAETYGDEFIEEILNFLGAKLKKEKKRATHLVTYDLYKKGLSVEEISMQRKLRDTTIYSHIAKLYSDGKDINIYDFVSKREVEDVKQAKKQIEGSTSLKAFYEYFDEQLDYFKIRLALSVIDSD, from the coding sequence ATGCCACTACCCGATTTTAAAGATAAATTACTTCCTGCATTAAAAAGACACTTTGGTTATGACGGATTTCGTGCCCAACAACACGATATTATAACTCATGTTTTAAATGGTAATGATGCTTTAGTGATTATGCCAACCGGAGGAGGTAAATCGATTTGTTTTCAGATTCCTGCTTTAATTTTTGAAGGCGTTACTCTAGTAGTTTCGCCCTTAATTGCTTTAATGAAAGATCAGGTAGATGGGTTACGAGCAAATGGTATTCCTGCTCATTTTTTTAATAGTAGTCAGTCTAGCGAAGAGCAAACCGCTATTTTAGAACAAGTAGTTAACCATAAATTGAAATTGCTTTACGTGGCACCCGAAAGTCTATCGGGCTTATCTAACATCCTAAATGCGCGATATATTAGTTGTATCGCTATAGATGAAGCTCATTGCATTTCGTCTTGGGGTCACGATTTTAGACCCTCATATCAGCAACTCGGGTTTTTAAAAAAATCGTTGCCAAGTATTCCTATTATAGCTTTAACAGCAACAGCCGATAAAGCCACACGTCAAGATATTCTAGATCAGTTAGAAATTCCGTATGCCCAACAATTTATTTCGTCTTTCGACAGACAGAACATTTCTTTAGAAGTGCGTTCGGGAACAGAGAAAGTGAAGCAAATCATCAGCTTTGTTAAAAAACGCCCTAACCAATCTGGAATTATTTATTGTTTAAGTAGAAAAAATACAGAAGAGCTAGCTAAGAAATTAAATAGCAATGGCGTACCCGCAACGGCGTATCATGCGGGATTAAATTTTAATGAGCGCAATAAAGTTCAAGAAGATTTTGTGTACGATACTACGCAAGTGGTTTGTGCTACTGTGGCCTTTGGAATGGGTATTGACAAGTCGAATGTACGTTGGGTGATTCACCATAACATGCCAAAAAATATTGAGGGCTACTATCAAGAAATTGGTCGTGGTGGTCGTGATGGATTACAAGCCCATGCCCTACTGTTTCACAGTTATGCAGATGTTATTCAATTACGCCGGTTTGCTTCTGGAGCGTCAAATGAAGAAGTTCAGATTGCTAAATTGGAGCGTATGAAACAATTTAGTGAAGCAACAACTTGTCGCCGTAAAATTCTATTGAGCTATTTTGGTGAACTTTTAGAAGAAAATTGTGGGAATTGCGATGTGTGTAAAAATCCGCCACAAATTTTCGATGGGACAATTATTGCCCAAAAAATACTATCGGCGGTATATCGCTTAAAAGAACAAGAAGCTATAGGTACCATTTTAGATGTGCTTCGAGGTTCTCATAATGCCAATGTCTTAGAAAAAGGTTACGATAAACTAAAAACCTTTGGTATTGGTAAAGATATTGCCTGGAAAGATTGGCAGCATTTTGTAATTCAACTTATTAATCAAGGGTATTGCGAGATTGCTTTTCATAAAAACAACGCCCTACAACTTACCGAATTTTCTAACAACGTGTTGTTTAAGGGTGCTAAAGTATCTTTAACACGACCCGTACATATTGCCGAGCCTAAAACGGTTGAGAAACCAAAACGAACCAAAACGAAACGCGGAAAAACCAAAGCTACTCCCGATAGTTTATTTGAACGCTTGCGCCAATTACGTTATAAAATATCTAAAGAAGAGAACATTCCGGCGTATTTAATTTTTAGTGATAAAACATTAATTGAAATGGAACGTGTACGACCTATGAGCATTATGGAAATGATGGATGTTAGCGGTGTAGGACAACATAAAGCAGAAACGTATGGCGATGAGTTTATTGAAGAAATTTTAAATTTCTTAGGTGCCAAACTAAAAAAGGAGAAAAAACGCGCTACCCATTTAGTGACTTACGATTTGTATAAAAAAGGCTTGTCTGTAGAAGAAATATCTATGCAAAGAAAACTTCGCGACACGACTATTTACTCGCATATAGCCAAGCTTTACAGTGACGGAAAAGATATAAATATTTACGATTTTGTATCTAAACGCGAAGTTGAAGACGTTAAACAAGCCAAAAAACAAATTGAAGGATCTACCTCCTTAAAAGCCTTTTATGAGTATTTTGACGAGCAGTTAGATTATTTTAAAATCCGGCTAGCCTTAAGCGTTATCGACAGCGATTAA
- the thiS gene encoding sulfur carrier protein ThiS, translating to MISIRVNDSEQQLAKHSSLATLMHHINPTASGMAVAVNNQVVPKTNWEQTELFENDAVLIITATQGG from the coding sequence ATGATATCTATACGCGTAAACGATTCTGAACAACAACTTGCCAAACACAGCAGTTTAGCAACACTAATGCATCACATTAATCCGACAGCCTCAGGCATGGCTGTAGCGGTAAATAATCAAGTCGTTCCAAAAACAAATTGGGAGCAAACCGAATTGTTTGAAAACGATGCGGTGCTTATTATTACAGCTACACAAGGCGGATAA
- a CDS encoding DUF885 domain-containing protein, with the protein MIKSTTTRDLVSILIVLFFCASCKDTPKESDIKTPDQSEAINTWFNDKYEELLQMSPIELTLQGRKDLYDQIDDFSIDAENKKLAWYTTTTKELQDTFDYDALNDEDKMSYDIWVYQYELLKEKKMYQKMTYVFDQMTAIHTFIPNFLINYHKVDSMSDMSAYISRVDATQRIVNQLLERAKEQADLGVLPPKFTFETVISQTEGLIDGQPLINDMNRKIDTLLGSQSITLKVADSLKAASKNVIKSSFTPAYQDLLAWLKSEIPNTEATPTGVSRHTNGADYYNYMLKVSTTTDLNAEDIHKKGLEEVARIRKEMLAIKDQVGFEGDLKAFFKFVDSDPQFYFPNTDEGRQAYIDETKKYLDTITNLLPNYFGILPKAKLIVKRVEAFREQDGAPQHYHAGTPDGSRPGVYYVHLSDMTSMDKTTMEGVAYHEGNPGHHMQISIMQELESVPKFRTQLWFTAYTEGWALYAEALAKEMGGYKNPYYDFGRLVNEIWRAIRLVVDTGLHSKGWTEADAFKYFKENSSVSEGAITAEVQRYMVIPGQATAYKIGMLKIQELRQKAESELGSKFDIKAFHDTVLGGGALPLDLLERRVDNWIASQKSSNL; encoded by the coding sequence ATGATAAAATCCACAACCACCAGAGACCTTGTATCTATTTTAATTGTATTGTTTTTCTGTGCTTCTTGCAAAGACACTCCAAAAGAATCAGATATAAAAACACCCGATCAATCTGAAGCTATTAATACATGGTTTAATGACAAGTATGAGGAACTATTACAAATGAGTCCTATTGAATTAACGTTGCAAGGTCGAAAGGATTTGTACGATCAAATTGATGATTTTAGCATTGATGCTGAAAATAAAAAATTAGCTTGGTATACTACAACTACTAAGGAACTTCAAGACACATTTGATTATGATGCTTTAAATGATGAAGATAAAATGTCTTACGACATATGGGTTTACCAGTATGAGTTATTGAAAGAAAAAAAGATGTATCAGAAAATGACTTATGTGTTTGACCAAATGACAGCAATACATACTTTTATACCCAATTTTTTAATTAATTATCATAAGGTTGATAGTATGTCAGATATGTCGGCTTATATCTCTAGGGTAGATGCAACTCAACGAATAGTAAATCAATTGCTAGAACGTGCAAAGGAACAAGCAGATTTAGGTGTGTTACCTCCGAAATTTACTTTTGAAACGGTGATTTCACAAACAGAAGGCCTTATAGATGGACAGCCTTTAATAAATGATATGAATCGGAAAATTGACACGCTTTTAGGGTCTCAATCCATAACTCTTAAGGTCGCAGACTCCCTTAAAGCAGCATCTAAAAATGTGATTAAATCCTCTTTTACTCCCGCTTATCAAGATCTATTAGCTTGGCTAAAAAGTGAAATTCCAAATACAGAAGCCACACCTACAGGGGTAAGTAGGCATACTAATGGCGCTGATTATTACAATTATATGTTAAAAGTTAGTACAACTACAGATTTAAATGCAGAAGACATTCATAAGAAAGGATTAGAAGAAGTTGCTCGAATAAGAAAAGAAATGTTAGCAATTAAAGACCAAGTGGGTTTTGAAGGTGATTTAAAAGCGTTTTTTAAATTTGTAGATAGCGATCCACAGTTTTATTTCCCTAATACAGATGAAGGGCGACAAGCCTATATCGATGAAACTAAGAAGTATTTAGATACTATAACCAACCTATTACCTAATTATTTTGGAATTCTACCTAAGGCTAAATTAATTGTAAAACGAGTAGAAGCCTTTAGAGAGCAAGATGGTGCGCCACAACATTATCATGCAGGAACTCCAGATGGTTCACGTCCAGGAGTGTATTATGTTCATCTTTCAGATATGACTTCTATGGATAAAACCACCATGGAAGGTGTAGCTTATCATGAAGGAAATCCGGGGCATCATATGCAAATTTCAATAATGCAAGAGTTGGAATCTGTCCCTAAGTTTAGAACGCAATTGTGGTTTACAGCCTATACTGAAGGTTGGGCCTTATATGCCGAAGCTTTAGCTAAAGAAATGGGTGGTTACAAAAATCCGTATTATGATTTTGGTCGTTTGGTTAATGAAATATGGAGAGCCATAAGATTAGTAGTAGATACCGGATTACATTCAAAAGGTTGGACGGAAGCCGATGCTTTTAAATATTTTAAAGAAAACTCTTCGGTTTCTGAGGGGGCAATTACTGCAGAAGTACAACGTTATATGGTGATTCCCGGCCAGGCTACAGCTTATAAAATAGGTATGTTAAAAATTCAAGAATTAAGACAAAAGGCAGAATCAGAATTAGGAAGTAAATTCGATATTAAAGCTTTTCATGATACCGTTCTTGGAGGTGGGGCGTTACCTTTAGATCTATTAGAACGAAGAGTTGATAATTGGATAGCATCACAAAAGTCAAGTAATTTATAA